The DNA window ACGAAAACTGGTCATTTGTGAACattttcaagtattaaataaaaaaaaagtgacatTATAATTTTCCGCGTTTAAtgcttgtaaataaaattaatatttttataaaagtacgggcgttacaatttggtaatCAGAGCCACAGTTATATCGGTCCCGAACGTCATCACGAGTTACACACATCGGCTAATAAGTCTTCGCTCGCTACCATGTAAGTCTCATATTATATGTTTGCATTTTTATTTGTAGGtgtataatttcaaaattgcatttactACAAAAATCTTAGTATCAATATCCAAGTTTAGGTACTACCCATATgaaatcaaatattttttttttttttaatttttttaatatatatgtatagatatatttctagatattttttttttttttaaaaaaaaaaatcataactagaAAGCCTagaaattttcttttctttaagtaacaatattaaaagaaaaagtttttttttactattttattttatgtgttacgttgttatttagttattttatcttggtaaaaatagaaattatttCGTGAACTATCAATGTTATGTTAATAGAGAGAAACTTTTcttttatagaaaaataattagTTGATTTTATCTACTaggaatattataaattattcaaatagTTACGCCcgtttcttaaaaattttattttagaagaAATAGAACTAAAATTTAAGAGGCAGTACTGCTTAGACGATCAAGTTAGCTAAATACAAACAATCAAGAAGGAGGAGCTTCAACACCTACAAGGAGTTTAAGAAGGTGACGAACTACGAGGCTAAGCTAGTCATGGTAGAGGACAAGGCTAACGACTTGTACTATTATGGAAGAGGCACCCGTGTAAGCTGAGCTGAGAGGACGCTCGTTTTTGCGAGTAGTTGGTGAAAGAGAATGTCAAGCTTAGGGAACGACTCCAATCTCAGGATGAAAAGTTGTGTTGCAATAAGCGGTAAAGCACGAGGAATTCATCTTAACAACCAACACACTGCTTTGAGCCACCATATGAAAGAATCGAAAAAAAAAGAACCATCGACATTTGAAGGAGGCTTTAACCCATTGGAGGAGAAGGAATGACCTAGAATTGTAGCACCCATATTAGACCATATTAGATATATGGAACTCAATAATAGACAACTGGCGAATGACTTGATAAAGCTGAAAATGAAGGATCATGATGCTACACTCGATTTGGATTGGATATCCATCATCAATTGCTAaaagtattttgtcacttttggTAACAAAGGCCAGAGACCAGTTTACTTTCACAAGAGTTAAGATAGCCTTATGAACTTCTTTAATCTCATACTTCTAGCCAGCTAAGGAAGGTATGATGTCAAGCATTGTTGACTAATGTAGTGCACCAAGCAGTGGAGACACAACTAACAATGAAAAACATGCACATAGTCTGTGAATTCTAAAAGATCTTTCTAAAAGATCTACCATAAATACCTTTCAGATAGTGATGTAGAGTTCATAATCAAGTTAGCTCCAAGAGTACTGCTGTAATTGTGAAGGCTCCATACAAAATGGAAATTTACGAGCTGTAGAAACTCAAAGTATAGCTACAAGAGCTCCTAGACAAAGGGATCGTTAGACCAAGTTGCTCACCTTGGGGTACTCTAGTACGCTTTTTTAAGAAGAAAAATGGAAGCATATGGATGTGCATAGACTACCATGAGCTCAACAAGGTGACCATCAAGAATAAGTACCATTTTCCAAGGATTGACGATCTCTTTGATCAATTGCAAGGCTTGGGTGTGTTCTCAAAAATAGATCTACAGCTGAAGGTTTGGAAGGAAGACATACCCAAGACAATATTCCGAACACGATATGGACACTATGAGTTTTTGGGTAATGTCTTTCGGTCTAACTTATGTCCCAGAAGCCACCATGGATAtgatgaatagggtgttcaaggagtACCTAGATAAGTTTGTTGTCGTATTCATTGACGACATTCTTATCTACTCCAAAACTATGGAGGAACATGAGGAACACCTGAGGATGACTCTAAACCAACTTAAGGAGAACAAACtataagaaatgtgaattctagTTAGAGAAGGTGGAATTCCTAGGCGATATAGTTTCCATAGATGGAGTTGAGGTGGATCCCACAAAGATCGAAGCAGTCAAGAGTTGGCCAACACCTAAGACTGCAAGTGAAgtaagaagcttcttgggtctagCTGGTTGCTACGGACGCTTCGTTGAAGGATTTTCCAAGATCGCAACTCCTCTAACCAACTTAATACGAAAGATGCAGAAGTTTGTCTGGCCAGAAAAGCGTGAGGGTAGCTTCCAAACACTTAAGGACCAACTAATAACAGCCCCTGTATTATGTGTTCCCAATAACAAGGATAAGCTTGTGGTGTACTGTGATGCATCAAAACAAGGGTTGGGATGCGTGCTGATGTAAAATGACAAAGTAGTAGTGTATGCCTCAAGACAACTTAAGGAGTATGAACAGAGGTACCCAACACACCATCTGGAGTTGGCAGCAGTAGTTTTTGCGCTAAAAATATGGAGGCACTATCTCTATGGGGagaaatgtgaaatttataccgaccacAAGAGCCTAAAGTACTTCTTTACACAAAAGGAACTCAACATGAGGCAGAGGCGATGGCTAGAGCTTgttaaggactatgattgtgaaatcCACTACCATCCGGGGAAGGCCAACGTAGTAGCAGACGCGCTAAGTAGACGCAGTTATGCCAGCTTGGTAATACTAGCTTAAATAGAAATGCTACTACAACAAGAACTCAAAAGAAGTCGTATAGAGATCATACTCAAAAACTAGCTAACCTAACCATTGTCTCAACACTGCTACAAATGATGCATAGATTGTTGATAAGTTCTTACAGAAGAAAAGAGCGAGCTTGCCAGAGAAGGAGGCAACGAATTTCTCCGAAGGTACCGACGGCATGCTAAGGTATAAGAGAAGAGTGTGCGTAGCCGATGACATAGAGCTTAAAAGAAAGATCATGATGGAAGCACACACTACACCCTACTCAATGCATCCAGGGTCAACCAAAATGTACAATGACTTAAAAACCTTGTATTGGTGGCCAGGGATGAAGAAGGATGTGGCTGAATTCGTAGCTACATGTCTcacatgtcaacaagttaaggttaaacatcagagaccagcagggatgTTGCAACCCTTGgaaataccagaatggaagtgggaagatatagccatggattttgtgacaaGACTACCCCAAACAACCAAGCAACACGACTCAGTTTGGGTAATTAtagacagattcacaaagtcagcacaCTTTGTTCAGTAAAGTCTACTTACAACACAGAGCAGTACGCTGACTTGTACGTACAAGAGATATTGAGGTTGCATGGAGTTCCAAAGACGATAGTCTCTGATAGAGGTTCATTATTCACCTCCAAGTTCTGGGAGAGTCTACATAAGGCAATGGGGACGAGATTAAAACTTAGTACGATATTTCATCCCCAAACAGATGGACAATCTGAACGCACCATCCAAATACTCGACGATATGCTTCGAGCGTGTGCACTAGACTTCACCAGCTCGTGGAGTAAGTATTTACCCCTAATAGAGTTCTCCTACAATAATAGTTATCAAGCCACAATCGGAATGGCACcatatgagatgttgtatgggAAAAAAATGTAGATCACTACTTCACTTTGATGAAGTTGAAGAAAGACGCTACTTAGGTCCAGAAGCAGTAAGAGAAGCTTCAGAAGCAGTTGAAAAGATACGGCAAAGGATGCTCACcgcccaaagtagacagaaaagttatgcaaaTCTGAAAAGACGGGaggttgagtttttttttttttttttgtaggggACTTAATGTTCTTGAAGGTACCACCTATGAAGGGGATTATGCGTTTCGAAAAAAGGGGAAAGTTAAGCCCAAGATTTATAGGTCCTTTTGAGATACTGGACAGAGTTGGTCAGGTTGATTACCGTTTGGCCCTACTGCCAACATTAACAGAAACGCATAATGTTTTCCACATTTCTATGTTACGGAAGTATGTACCTGATCTGACACATGTGCTTAAATACGAGAACTTGAACTTGCAGCAGGATATGAGTTATATGGCACGCCTTGTGCGCGTGATAGAAAAAGGAACAAAAGTCTTTCGAAATAAGACTATACCTTTAGTCAAAATTCTGTGGAGTGATATTTTTGATAGAGAAGCGACATGGGAGTTGGAGACGGACATGCAGGATCAGTACCTAGAGTTATTCTCCAAGtaagtaaatttcgaggacgaaattcctttaAGGAGAGTAGATTGTAATAaccaaaatatttgattattattttctattgcGTTAGTCTAGTTATCTCGATGTGGAAATAATAACTAGAAGAAattatttcttaaaataattagaaagtAGTAAATTTCCAAGAATAGTACTAACTTGTGATGGTCCAACataaaagattatgaaaactaataataaaaacGGATATATTGAAAATTTAATAGTAATGGAACATATTATATATGGTGGTATTAGTTGACTATATAGTTAAATAGCAGTAATAATAGTAGCAGTGTCGTATGATAAGAAATAGGTTTTGTTTGAAATAGCATTAGGCATGTGATAAAATAGATTTTATAGCTAAGTCAAAGGTAATTTTGGTGGGTTTTATGTGATAAAATGGATATGTAACACCTATCATATAGTAGTAGAATTAGTAGCAATGAAATAGTAAAATGGTAGTAGCAATAGTATATTTAGATGTGTGATTATAGCTATTGATGTATAAAATGACAATGGTGGTATTAGCTTGAACGAGTGGACTTAGAGGATGTGGAAGGCAATTcaaaatttgaattatttgttgATATAAGGGACACATGGCTGCCATTGAGGAATAGTAGCTCACATTGATCAACAATTGAAGACTAGGGATAAGTCTTTTTCGGTTAcacttaagaaaaaaaatgttatcTTTGTTAGCCTAGTTGACCGAATCATGTGGTGAATTATAAATTTTAGTTGTTCATTTGAATAATTCATAAGTTAACAATAACCACGGCATA is part of the Cannabis sativa cultivar Pink pepper isolate KNU-18-1 chromosome 5, ASM2916894v1, whole genome shotgun sequence genome and encodes:
- the LOC133038277 gene encoding uncharacterized mitochondrial protein AtMg00860-like, with product MGEEELIEIIEQNGDSGIDGRLIKNVEHKMSASGSKSSKKKGKSMATLEELEKVEFLGDIVSIDGVEVDPTKIEAVKSWPTPKTASEVRSFLGLAGCYGRFVEGFSKIATPLTNLIRKMQKFVWPEKREGSFQTLKDQLITAPVLCVPNNKDKLVVYCDASKQGLGCVLM